The Theobroma cacao cultivar B97-61/B2 chromosome 1, Criollo_cocoa_genome_V2, whole genome shotgun sequence genome contains the following window.
TGCGAGTCGGGTTAATGGGGCAACACAACCCGGAAAAAGAAATCCGGGTTACGCATTGCACTTTAAATGACAGCGTTTTCTGCTGCGCATTTCCCCCATATTCGAGCCTCTTATGAATCATGTTGTTCGTCAAAACCCATTGAAAAAGTTCCATTGTTTCTCCCACTTTTTGCTTACGCTGCTCAAGCGTATTTAGCTTTTCAATTTCCAAtttgggaaaaaaagaaaacgaaTTCTTTGTATCGgaaatagtaaaaatatgaGAATTCGGAATCAAGATGCAGCCAAATTGACGACCACGAGAAAGACGCCGCCGGCGAGGAAATCTGCTACAAAAACTCCATCCAACTCAACAgatgctgctgctgctgctgaaTCGACGTTTGTGAAAACGGCTGGGACAAAGCAGGGCTCCGCAGCCAAAGCGAAGCAAATGAAGAATAATGAAACGTCACCTGTGACTATCGATGGCTCTAATTCTAATCTTGAACGATCAGCAGGTATGATAGACTACTCTTGTAAGTGGAAACAGAGAGTTAAATAATGATATGTTCGTTACACTGTCTGTTAGTTGATTCTGATCAAATTCATtcgttaaatttttttttttaatttggaatAGTTGAAGAAGTTAAGCCATTAGCTGAAGTTACTAAATTGACACCAGAGACCAAAGTTACATCAGGCACTAAATTAGTTGCAAAGAGAACACCTGGGAGACCGAAAACAGCTGCTTCTGCAAAAGCAAAAGCTGTCTCCAAGAAGACAGTGAATTTAGGGGAAACAGCCAAGGAGGTTGCAGAATCACCAAGGAGGTTTGGAAAAAAGGATTTGGAGTGTGAAAAGAAAGCGAAACTTGCTTTTGAAAAGGTTGGAGAACCAGcggaaagagaaaaagttgATGAAGctgaaatgaaagaaattttAGAGGGGCAAGAAACTGTTGGAAAAGATTATGGAAAGTCTACAGTGGAGGAGGATGTACCTTGTGATGAAGACAGTGAAGAGTATGTAATGAAAGAGGAGTCACAACAAGTTAGTGGTAAGGAGCCGAAGATTTTGGACCTTAATGAAGAAGGAAGCAGCAAAGATGAGTTGCATAGAGAATGTGTGCAGATGGAGCAGGATAGGTATGGAGGTATTGATGAGTTGGAGGAGTACGCTGACAGAGTGGATTTTGGAGATCATGATGATGAAGACCTTGCAGATGATGATGTAGAGGAACCTATTGAAGAAACTGAGGCATTGGAACAGGAGCGCAAAGAACTAACCGCCATTGCAAAAGAACgtaaaattaagaaagagcATGAGATTTTTGTTGGTGGATTGGATCGAGATGCTGTTGAGGAGGATTTGAGACAggtttttgagaaaattggtgAAGTCGTTGAAGTCAGGTTGCATAGGAATCCAACAACCAACAAGAACAAGGGATATGCTTTTGTGAAATTTGCAAATAAAGAGCATGCAAAGCTTGCATTGTTAGAAATGAAGAACCCTGTCGTAAGAATCAATTAATTGTATGTGCTTTGTCCATTCATTGTCTCAATTTAACCTTCTCATTGTTCACAGATATGTGGGAAGCGATGTGGGACAGCACCTAGTGAAGACAATGACACATTGTTTTTGGGCAATATTTGCAATACATGGACAAAGGAAGCTGTGAGTATTTAACAATCTTTAGTGCATGTTCACTATCTTGTATTTTTTTGCTTACTCTTGCTATATTGTGGTTTGACAGATCAAACAAAAGCTTAAAGAATATGGTATTGAAGGTGTTGAAAATATTACTCTTGTCCCAGATGTTCAAAATGAAGGGTTGAGCCGTGGTTTTGCATTTTTAGAGTTCTCTTGCCATCCTGATGCCATGCTTGCATACAAAAGACTTCAGAAGCCTGATGTTGTTTTTGGACACCCTGAAAGAACTGCTAAAGTAGCTTTTGCAGAACCTTTACGTGAGCCTGATCCAGAGATAATGGCCACAGTGAAGACTGTATTTCTCGATTCACTTCCTCCTCATTGGGATGAAGACCGTGTGAGGGAAAAACTCAAAGGCTATGGGGAGATAGTGCGAATTGTATTGGCCCGGAACATGTCAACTGCTAAGAGAAAGGATTTTGGATTTGTTGATTTCTCTACCCATAATGCTGCTATAACTTGTGTAGATGGTGTGAATAAGACACATCTGGATGATGGGAACTCAAAGGTATATagttttatgttaatgtgCTTTGTTCTGGCATGCTCtagaaaatttttcttttgaatttagtATTGTTACACTAATGTGCTTTGCTCATTTTTCtgttgttttaaattttgttgtttccttttcattcTTTGATTGTGATTGACTGAGATATACACCTTTATTGCCTCACTCAAGTTAGCTAAGATGCTAGGCACACACAATAGGGACCCCTGGAAAGGTATCTAATAATGAATAAACATGTTTAATCCACCTGTCAAGTATACAAGTGCTCAAGAATGCTGATCCTCAAAAATCTGTTTAGAACATATCTTGAACTTGTCAAGAATGTCACTAGAACATGCAAAGGACTTATTATGGAAGTCTGTAGGTGCATCAcctccattttcatttttggacTCTGTcgtaatatatttttgaagCATTGAAAGATGTATTAAGtggtttttgttcttatttgttCCCATAGTCAAAAGTCAGAGCAAGGCTATCAAATCCAATGCCTAAAACACAAGCTATAAAGGGTGGAATGTGTGGTGGATTTCGAATTGGAAGTGGAGGCAATGGCTCATTTTCAAGATTTGGTAATCAATTCTCTTTTGGAAATAGAGATCTATTGATGTCTGTATTTTTGCTAATTACATCTTGCTGCAGGGAGAGGTTTTGGGCGGGTTGGACATCGCTTTAACTCAAAAAGTTTCCAATATGGCCGCTATTTCTATCAACATGAACGTGGTCGAACTAGTAGAATGGATGCAAATGAGCATGACTATGACGATCGATATTCTGAGTACCATGGGAGGCATATAATGGGTCGAGgtcaaatcaatttatttgttGCTCCATCTACCCATCTTTCTATAAACTATAGCTGCAACTTATACAAATGTAGATCTTGCATTTTACtgtttaaaaatttaacattttttaattacacAAAAGCAGGAGGAAGAAGGGGTTCTTTCGGCGATGGTTATCATGGATCCAGTAGAGATGCTCCAACTGTTGGCCCTTCAAGATATAATTTCAGTAGGTCTTGGTATGATGTCCCTGACAGGGCATGGAGGGAGCATGCTCCACTTAGGAGGCAACCATTTTCCCCTGAACGTGTCTTTGACAGACCTTATGGTGGAAGGCAATATGATGATCCTTATTATTATGATGAACGTGCACATGGCATGAAGAGGCCGTTTTATATGACGGTAAGTGTTACTTTTCCTAGCCTCTATATGGCTATCTTTCTACATTCAGCTGCTCTCCTtgcatttgtttttgtttgaaaCTGTCTGCTCTTAGGACCATGATCCTGAATACATGGAGCCTCATAGAATCCGTCCACGATTGGAGCATCCGTATCCAGAAGTCCCATTTCATGAAACCCGCCATCGTGgtatgtatttttattttcgcTAATGTTTCTTATGCATGCTTCTCTTACACGAATGTGTTTTGCCACATTACTCATTCATATGGCTATGTGCTTTAGACACTCATGCAGCTGGTAGTGGTCTCTACTCCCATGATTATTATGATTCTGATGTGAGTAGTCAACCCTTAGCTCCCTATTAAtgcatttaaattttcaattaaccATTTCATGATGGTCAGTTATTTCATTGTGTTGTAGTATGGTGCATATCCACCATACTATGGGGCTGATCGTTCCTATGGTGGCAGCTACTAGTAGTGGACTGAAGAACTGTTGGTAATCTCAATCGCTTGACAATATCATGTTCTTAAATCTAAGAGTGAATTTTGTTAATGTTTTAGAGGCTCTTGCTTAATGTGTCTTGGTGGGCCTGGAAATGCAGATGCAGCTCATTGGTGATGGACAGAGGCTTACTGTTGAAAAATGCAGTTGAAGCTGCCTTTTCATCTTGTTTCTATTTTTGGGTCTTTTTATCTGTGTTTCTTATGCTCCTGCCTCTTTTTTTCCTTAGATCTCtttctattaattttaaacagACCTAAAGCTTTGATGTGTCTAGTGTAGGTTGTCTCTTAGGGGCTTAATAAAGAAACTGGTGCAATTTATGTACAATGGAGATTGAGGATTTCTGATACAGTTTACCATACTGAATAGTATATGGAAATAGATTTCCTGGTATGTTTATTGTTGAGATAATGGATCAAACATATCTATTAGTGAGCAATATTTTGATTTCTCCATATATGTGAAGATTCTGATTGGAAAGTATCTCTTAAGTGGAAGGTTTCATGTTAAGTTTATGATACTAATAATGGAGGTTCAGAAGTTAAACTTTGAGATGCACATGTTGAGAAAATTTGTGGTCTTCACCTTGAAGATTTTGTGGAAGTGAGAGATGTATAATTTGTATAAATCACAAACAGGAAGCATATTAATATAAGACTTCTCCTGGAGTTCTTAATGGATGGGATTGGCACATGTTTGCTTACGGTGACAGTTTGATGTTGATGTCATCCTTTTGTCCATTAAGTCAATGTTGGTTTTGTTCTGCCTATCATACGGCAAATGTCCTGGTGTTCTCAGATACTTAAAATTACGTGTCACATTGTATGTGCATCTTATTTAAAGGTCTATATGGTAAAACTTGTTCTGATTTTGATCCTTACCTTAAAGGAGCACAAATGGTCAAACAGGTTGATCTTCCATAATATCTTTAcagagaaattttgatattttgttactcaaatggaaaaatttttggtttctgttgggttgaaattgaaattgtCATATTTTCTGGTGAGACAATTCAGGTTGGTGGCTCTAAAAAGATCTAAAGCTTTCGTATGTTTTATATCAGTGATGCTATTGATGTGGAAATAATATTGGCTAGCGTGCAAGTAAATGCAGTGTTGATGTTTAGATGTTCACACCGCTTGAACTTTAGACGGTTGAATTGCTTTCAAGTTTCAAGCATTTCTAAGTGGTGATTAGAATTGAGGATTAGATCATAAACGTAACTTAGGAGTCTGCTACCAGCTTGAAccaaaaatagagaaaataacttatattctatttatttttaagggATATTTGATAATTGTTGGATCTATGTCCTTTATGATCTTTGTTGTTCTGTATGTCCAGACCATGGAGGTGATCTTGTTGTGGTGGCTGGTTGTTTCTTTTGAGGAGAGAAACCTATGGAATCATTTCTTCTCTGTTAAAAAATAACGTATGGGTTGAGTATATTGCATCATTTATCATGTTATATCTGTTCATTCAAAAAATAACAACCTGCCATCCTAGTGATTTGTCAAACCTATAGTAAGAATTTGCTATTCCCTACTcatattcatttaatttttaatggtttTCATATTATTGCCTACATCCTAAGTGGCAAAATGGATGTGTAGAGCACCTTTTTAATGTGAACATGAGACGTTTCGGATGGCATAGAAATTGTTTTTGAGGTCAAATAGGTTGTGGAAAGGAAGCAAGATGATGATAATATCAATACAAACATCTTTTTAGTTCAGATGTTTAGGCACATTTTAGATATAGAAATCTATGGGAGTTCAAATAGTTCTAGTTCTTTGTGTAATCGATGTCCCATTGGAATGTTGCCATCAAATCTAGGATATGTTTTGTGGTGGGTACATTCAGTCTTCCTTTTATTTCAGTTTAGTATATCTAGGCTATTTTCCAACTAGTCTGTTGttttctcatttcattttattttattttattatgatcattaatttttctttcttttttcaaatagTCAAAGTAGATTTTTGCATACACTGTTTCTGGATTGGTATAGTACTTTTTGAACAATTTATTGCAACCTGTCACATATTACATATAATTGAGGCAGTAATTTTATAGAAATTGCAGAAGAAAAGCATGGAAAGCACCATGGTTTAccattgatttttcttttgcataTTCCCTTTGTTTATCTTCTCATCATCTTTGATCCAGTCTCtaaaagtttaaaagtttCATTTTTATCTCCTATGGAGTTGTGGTAGGAGCTGAACTATTGCATTTCTGTCAAACTTTGTCTTTGATTTTGACTAGATATTAAGTCATCTTTTTCTCTACATTGGTGAATTCTTACTGTTGGACTCAGTTGATCTTCCTGTACTCAGTTGCCTAGTAACTATGTTTTTCGAGTTGTCAACGTGTTTCGCAAGAATCCAGTACTGAGATGATGGTAGCTTTTCTGTCTGATATGCATTCATAGACATCAgctagtgtttttttttttttttttgcttgtttccATCAGTCTCACCTTGCTGccaattgattttgttttaatgaGAACTAGATGaatttagttgtttatatttCTATtgtacttaaaaaaatattttatttattcttttattatatgtaCACAAATCCTTAATCTGTTATGGAAAATTAACAACCATTGAATTTAATATCAActaatatttttcattcatgtaatatataatatgatCTGATGGTattgaaaacaatttaattcGACTGTCACGTGATCACGATACATGTGAACTGTATTGTAAGAAGCACGTTTTCTGATAATCTGGGTGGATAAGATTTTGTGCAGTGACCCGTACGGGGCTTGGTGCTGGAATTTGAATCATCATTCATCCAGCCATAGAATGTCTGTTTTGACAAGTTGGGAATAGTTTATCTGATTGTTCCTTGTCAGATCCCCATCCTTCCAAGAATTGTGAACCTTATCAATATGTCtaaccaaaaatcaaaaaccgTGGGTTCAATTTGGCGGATCAGCTGCTTCGCAAAACAAGCCACCTGGCTGTCAAATTATTTGCCTCATTGGcctaatattaatatttagtcaATGCTAATGGTGATCATAcaagttaaaagaaaattggtgCAGTATTGGCTTTAACCGTTTCTTTCTACATCATAACTGTGGGTCtttgaagaaattttttttaatgaattttaagGTTGATTTCTTATGATTTGAATCTGAAATCTTTATAGATTATTTTCAGTAAATACACCCAACATatttttgaggtttttttttttaaatagtaatAGTATTTGACcgatttaaattgaaaattattcaaaataatgaaacaattgattaagatagtcgaatattttgattttttttt
Protein-coding sequences here:
- the LOC18610795 gene encoding nucleolin — its product is MRIRNQDAAKLTTTRKTPPARKSATKTPSNSTDAAAAAESTFVKTAGTKQGSAAKAKQMKNNETSPVTIDGSNSNLERSAVEEVKPLAEVTKLTPETKVTSGTKLVAKRTPGRPKTAASAKAKAVSKKTVNLGETAKEVAESPRRFGKKDLECEKKAKLAFEKVGEPAEREKVDEAEMKEILEGQETVGKDYGKSTVEEDVPCDEDSEEYVMKEESQQVSGKEPKILDLNEEGSSKDELHRECVQMEQDRYGGIDELEEYADRVDFGDHDDEDLADDDVEEPIEETEALEQERKELTAIAKERKIKKEHEIFVGGLDRDAVEEDLRQVFEKIGEVVEVRLHRNPTTNKNKGYAFVKFANKEHAKLALLEMKNPVICGKRCGTAPSEDNDTLFLGNICNTWTKEAIKQKLKEYGIEGVENITLVPDVQNEGLSRGFAFLEFSCHPDAMLAYKRLQKPDVVFGHPERTAKVAFAEPLREPDPEIMATVKTVFLDSLPPHWDEDRVREKLKGYGEIVRIVLARNMSTAKRKDFGFVDFSTHNAAITCVDGVNKTHLDDGNSKSKVRARLSNPMPKTQAIKGGMCGGFRIGSGGNGSFSRFGRGFGRVGHRFNSKSFQYGRYFYQHERGRTSRMDANEHDYDDRYSEYHGRHIMGRGGRRGSFGDGYHGSSRDAPTVGPSRYNFSRSWYDVPDRAWREHAPLRRQPFSPERVFDRPYGGRQYDDPYYYDERAHGMKRPFYMTDHDPEYMEPHRIRPRLEHPYPEVPFHETRHRDTHAAGSGLYSHDYYDSDYGAYPPYYGADRSYGGSY